Part of the Pseudobacteroides sp. genome is shown below.
TGCTGCATTCACTACTTTCAAGTAGTGCAGCAACACTCCAACTGTAAAGACTAATATTACTGCTTATATGGCAATTGTGTCTTGTAATTGGTGAAAACCTCAAAAGTATCGGTAATTTGAGGGGATGTAGCTAAATCCGCCTGATATTCGCCTAGGTTGAATAATTCTGTAAAGACTCTGTGGTGAATATCCTGGTTCCTGTTTCTATTGTCAATGGCACACTGCCTTAAATCATCATCTAGAATTTCATTTATAGCTATCTGATAGCTTACAAGATTATGTTTTGCTGCTAACAATACATCATTTAACCTGTCCCTTAGGTTTACATTTGCATCCTTAACCTTAGGAAGCTGGTCTGAAAC
Proteins encoded:
- a CDS encoding spore coat protein — encoded protein: MINESVITSKTGVQKIGKPVSDQLPKVKDANVNLRDRLNDVLLAAKHNLVSYQIAINEILDDDLRQCAIDNRNRNQDIHHRVFTELFNLGEYQADLATSPQITDTFEVFTNYKTQLPYKQ